The DNA sequence CGCGAGGGGCGCAAGGTCGGCATCCTCACGAGAGGCTACGGGCGCGAGTCCCCGGAGCCCCTGACCTTCACGGGCGCCGAACGGTTGCCTCCGGTGACGGCCGCCGGAGACGAGCCCTTGCTGCTCGCGCGCCGTTGCCCAGCGGCTCGCCTCTTCGTGGGAGCGGATCGGGTCAGCGCGGCGCGCCGGGCCCGGGACGACTTCGGTCTGGACACGGTCCTGCTGGATGACGGCTTCCAGCACCGGCGCCTCCATCGTGACGAAGACTTGGTGGTCGTGGACGAAGCCGTGGGCCTGGGCAACGGCCACCTGCTTCCCAGGGGGCCGCTGCGTGAGCCACCCTCGGCCCTGCGCCGCGCCACGCTCCTCTGGCTGCGAGCCGCAGCCCTGCCGTCACCGGCCCCCATCTCCATTCCCGGCCTCGAAGCGGTGACGGCCCCCAGGGTCCGGACGCGCTACGGGCCCACGGGCTGGTGGGATCCCTCGGGGACCGAGCACGCGACGAACGCGCTCGAAGGAAGGCCGGTCCTCGTGCTCGCGGGGCTGGCGAGGCCCGGAGGCTTCCTGAGGACCGTCATGGCGCTGGGCGCGGAGGTGCGGGACGCGGCCCTCTTCCCGGATCACCATCGCTTCACGGCGGACGAGCTGCGAAACGTCGAAGCCCGGGCCCGCCAGCAGGGCGCGCTCGTGGTGACGACGGAGAAGGACGCAGTGCGGTTGCCCCCGGGGTTCGAGGCCTGGGGGGTGCGGCTGGGAGTGGAAGTCCTGGAGGGCGAATCGCATCTGCGGCGAGCACTCGGGCTCCCGGCCCAGACGCGCGACTTGTGAGGGTTGGAACGCTGTGGGACAAAGCGCGCCCATGGCCGCGGCCCCGTCCTCACGTCCGACAGCTTCGTCCTCGCGGTTGCCACTCGCCTTCTC is a window from the Corallococcus soli genome containing:
- the lpxK gene encoding tetraacyldisaccharide 4'-kinase, whose protein sequence is MTAGPGTGLSTRSPPKPPDALAPTALERIFYPPTPEPWTRKALLSPLSLLSWPYSGAVRLRGALYDAGLLQAEHVEDLRVISVGNLNVGGTGKTPAVLHLADMLIREGRKVGILTRGYGRESPEPLTFTGAERLPPVTAAGDEPLLLARRCPAARLFVGADRVSAARRARDDFGLDTVLLDDGFQHRRLHRDEDLVVVDEAVGLGNGHLLPRGPLREPPSALRRATLLWLRAAALPSPAPISIPGLEAVTAPRVRTRYGPTGWWDPSGTEHATNALEGRPVLVLAGLARPGGFLRTVMALGAEVRDAALFPDHHRFTADELRNVEARARQQGALVVTTEKDAVRLPPGFEAWGVRLGVEVLEGESHLRRALGLPAQTRDL